The segment TCGATCACGACACCCCGCTCTGGCTCGATGCGCGGATGTCCGAGCATTCCGATGTCGTGAAATGGCTGAAGTTCCACACCGGCGCGCCGGTCATCCAGGATTCCTCGATCGCAAGCTTTGCGCTGATCAGCGACGGCATCCTGCTGCCTGAGCTCGAGCGCTTTGCGCTCGGCACCAGCGAATATCCGGATCGTTCGACCACGGTGATCATTCAGGTCGACAGCCTGGATGCCGGACATTTTTTCGAGCTGCGAGGCCCCGGCATCGATGGTGTCGCCACGCTCCAGGCGTCGATCAAGCCGGCCAATCTGTTCGAGCGGCTGCGGATCAACGAGGTGCTGTTTCCGCGCGGCATCGATGTGGTGC is part of the Bradyrhizobium commune genome and harbors:
- the phnH gene encoding phosphonate C-P lyase system protein PhnH, giving the protein MTTIAELPPGFVDKVLSAQSTFRSVMDAMARPGSVQRIVPMAGAPGPMMRGTAAIALTLFDHDTPLWLDARMSEHSDVVKWLKFHTGAPVIQDSSIASFALISDGILLPELERFALGTSEYPDRSTTVIIQVDSLDAGHFFELRGPGIDGVATLQASIKPANLFERLRINEVLFPRGIDVVLVADDAVVAIPRTTRVANKGS